The Lycium barbarum isolate Lr01 chromosome 4, ASM1917538v2, whole genome shotgun sequence nucleotide sequence tggtggaatggaatgaagaaagatatagcggaattcatagctcaatgtccaaattgccagcaagtgaaaatcgagcaccaaaagccgggtggattgttgcaagctacagaaatcccaacttggaaatgggaagtgattaacatggacttcattttaggcttaccccattctcgacgtaagtatgattccatatgggtgattgtggatagactcacaaagtcaactcatttcttaccgatcagaacgacctatgtggcagaagattatgctaggctttaccttaaggagatagtgagactccatggcgttccggtatctattatctccgatagagggactcagtttacggctaacttttggaaatctttccaagagggtctagggacccaggtgcgccttagcacggccttTCATTTGCataccgatggacaagccgaacgtactattcagactcttgaagatatgttacgggcatgtatgatagattttggaggtagttgggatgatcatttgccactcattgaattttcttacaataacagttatcattctagcattcaaatggcaccgtatggggctctatatgggcgaaagtgtagatccccaattgggtggtttgaaaccggagaagccaagttgataggtccagacttggtccagcaagccatagagaaagtcaagctcatacaagatcggttgttagcggctcaaagtcgtcagaagtcctatgcagataatcgtcgaagagacttagagcaTTCAAAATCTTATAGCCCTCATGGCTGGATACTTAACCCTCATGGTATTGTGATTTTCTTATCTTTCGTGGCATTTTTCCTTGGTGGTAGTTAAAATCTTTCATAGCCCTCGTTGCTAGACATATACTCCGAAATCCAGATCTCAATAGCGGTCTGGACCTTCTTTAGCGAAACGCTTCCCGCACATGAAGCAAGGTTAGAAAAGGAATCATCTTCCGATGTCATGGGGACCTGCATCAGAAATGGGTTAGTTTTCTCCTATTTTAAGTTGATCCGTGTTGCCGGCGCTATCGCATCTTCGGCTTTCTGGACCAGAAACCCCTTTAGCTCTGGTATTTCAAAAGATAAACTTATTTTCATTATGCAGAAAAATCATTTTGTAATGCTACCGTAAAGGTATCTAATTTGTGGAAAAATGAAAGCATGATTGATTGTCATGACATTCGCTTTGAATGGAGGAGATTCCTTCTTCCGTGACTGGGGCTTTTGCTTCCTTACGCGGAAATTTTGAGaacttttctcaaaaattctgccaagCTTAAATTTCGATCTATCAATTTTTATGCCGAATCTTTCGGGAAATTTTGAGGTCTCTTAAATATTTTTGTCCTAGTTTAGCCAGATTTTTTGTAGTGGCTTGACGGcgcgaatttttgagatcctctcaaaaattctgccctagttaGGCATGCATGCTTCTTTGTGAAGTCCTATCTGTGAGGCTCCCTAGGGGTTtcttaggttttttttttaatgtgacTGAGCTCAAAGAGTGCCTACATATCCTGTCGCAGTAGGAATTCAGGTTGAACGTAGTTTAGAAGTAAACTAATAGacttttggtttttactaatgaAGTGACcgggtcccaaatggactgcTTGCGTATCCCACTATGGGGAAATCAGGTCATATTACAAAAGATGTGTAGTTTTTCCCTTGTGTAGACTtgtgtagttcatattacaaaagatGTGTTGTTTTTCCCTTTCTATTACAAAACAGTTACAAACAAAAGGAAATAACTAATACAAGCAAAATAAAATGAAGATTACAAGCAAAGAGTACTATTACAAACTGAGAAACTCCTTCTTCATGCATAGTAGCTCTTGGTTGCATCTGAGTTGATCGGCTTCGGCCGTTCTTGACCATCCATTTCTGCCAAATACTACTGCTCCTCCGGAGAGTACTTTGCGGATTACGTAAGGCCCTTGTCAGTTGGGAGAAAACttccctttatattcctcttgTTGTGGAAAAGATCTTTTGAGCACCAGTTTCCCGATCTGAAAGAGTCTGGTCCTGACTCGCTTGTTGAAAGCTCTTGCCATTCTTTGTCGGTACGATTGACCGTGGCATACTGCAACCATCCTTTTCTCATCGATTAAGGCCAATTGCTTATATCGAGCTCGAACCCATTCAGCATCGTCTAATTCTGCTTCCTGAATGATTCTCAGGGAAGGTATCTCAACTTCAGTAGGTATGAATGCTTCGGTTCCATAGACCAGCAGGTATGGAGTTGCTCCTATTGAAGTCCTGGCCCTAGTACGGTACCCCCAATAAGGGATAGGGCAACTGCTCGTGCCCAcccttatgattatcagtcatcTTCCTCAATATCttcttgatattcttgttggctgcttTTACGGCTCCATTCATTTGCGGCCGGTAAGTTGTCGAGTTTCGATGAGTGAccttgaattgctcacagatatccttcatcaaGTGGCTGTTTAGATTTTCTCCGCTGTCTATTATGATGGACTCAGGCACACCGAATTTGCATATGATGTGGTTTCGCACAAAGTCCGCCACCTCTTTCTTTGTTACCAATTTGTGAGatgttgcttccacccacttggtgaaataGTTAATGGAAACCAAGGCGAACCGGTGGCAATTCGAGACTGCGGGTTCAATGGGTCCAATAACATCCATGCCCTAAGTGACGAAAGGCCATGGTGAGCTCATAGCATTAAGCTCACTGGGGGGGACCTTGATCAAATCACCGTGGATCTGGCATTGATGGCacctttgcacatatttgcagcaGTCACTCTCCATAGTCATCCAATAATATCCTGCTCGTAGAATCTTGTTTGGTAGTACGAATCCATTCATATAGGGTCCACATGTCCCCACATGTACTTCTTCTAGAAGTTTGGTGGCTTCGCTGGCGTCTACACGTCTAAGCAGACCCAAATCCGGCGTCCGTTTGTATAGCACTTCTTTATTTGGGAAGAAACCGTTCGCCATTCTTcggatggtcttcttttgtccatttgtaATGCCTTTGGGGTATTCCTGTCCTTCCAGATACATTTTGATGTTGCTGTACCATAGCTTGCCATCTGGCTCAGCTTCTACATAGTAACAGCGGGCATGTTCTTCTTTCAAACTTATCCTTAGCGGGTCGATGTGATTGCTTTCAGGATGCTGGATCATTGATGCTATTGTGGCCAGTGCATCAGCAAATTCATTCTGAGCCCTTAGCGTATGTCGAAACTCGATCTTTTTGAACTTCTTGTGCAATCTCTGTGCCAGGTTCACATATGGTAAGATATTTTCATTCTTAGTGTCCCATttgccttgtacttgatgaatcagGAAGACAGAATCTTCAATGAGCAATAATTCATTGATGTCCATATCTAGCGCAATTCTGAGGCCTAGTATGCAGgcttcgtattcagccatgttaTTGGTACAGCGGAATTTGAGCTTGGCGGCCATGGGGTAGTGTTGCCCATTTTCTGATAGCAAAATCGCTCTGATTTCGGAACCTTTGTAATTCACTGATTCGTCAAAGAACAATTTCAACCAATATAGGATTCTGTTGCTCCTTCTTCTATAGCCAACACCCCTTCGTCTGGGAAATGAGTATGATGCGATTAAAGCTATTCATCCACCGGGCTTGCGGCTAGTAAGTCAGCCAAGGCCTGTCTTTTGACGGCTTTCTGGGCTATGAATACAATGTCGAATTCACTCAACAGCATCTTCCATTTGGCCAATTTCCTGAGAGGCATGGGCTGACGGAATATGTACCTCAACgaatccatcttggatatgagcTGAGTGGAATATGAAGACAAATAATGCCTCAATTTCTGAGTTGCCCAAGTTAGAGCACAACAAGTATTTTCCACTAGCGTGTATCTGGCCTCGCAGGCTGTGAACTTTTTGCTCAGATAATAATAGGCACGCTCCTTTTTCCATTCTTCATCGTGCTGTCCTAACTTGCACCCGAAGGCCTTTTCTTCAACTGATAAGTATAGCAGCAAAAAACTCCCCGGCCTTGGTTGTACCAGGACTGGTGGGTTTGACAAGTATCTCTTGATAGtgtcaaatgcctcttggcactccTCTGTCCATTTTGTAAGAGCATCCTTTTTCAAAAGCTTGAGgatgggctccacaatgatggtggattgagctatgaaccGCCCAATGTAATTTAACCTTTCCAGGAAGCTCATGACTTTTTTCTTAGTTTAGGGAGGAGGCAAATCTTGAATTTCTTTGATCTTTGTCGGGTCTAGCTCTATGCCTCTTCGGCTAATTATGAATCCCAGTAACTTTCCAGCCGGTACCCCGAACGCACATTTGGTCGGGTTCAATTTCAAATTAAACTTCCAAATTCTATCAaagaatttcctcaaatgtgTGGTATGCTCCGAACTTTCCCTTGACTTGATAATAACATCGTCCACAAAGACTTCAATCTCTCTAAAGATCATGTCGTGAAAAATGGTGGTCATTTCCCTCATGTATGTTACGCCGGCGTTCTTGAGGCCGAAGAGCATTACCCTATAATGGTACATTCCCCATGGGGTGATGAAGGTTGTCTTCTCGGCATCCTCTCTATCCATTAAGATCTAGTGGTAGCCAGCGAAACAATTTACAAACGATTATAACTCATGCTTGGCACAATTTTCTATGAGTATATGGATGTGCGGAAATGGAAAATTATCTTTTGGGCTAGCCTTGTTAAGATCTCAGTAATCCACGCAGATTCTTATCTTGCCATGTTTTTGGGCACCGGGACTATATTGGCTAGCCATGTAGGGGAGGATGTCAATTCCACTACTCCAGACTCAATCTATTTCTCCACCTCGTCTTTGATTCGGATACTAAGATCTAGTTTGAATTGTTGGAGTTTTTGCTTTACTGGAGCAAACCCCATTGATGGGTAGCCTGTGAGACACTATTCTGGTACTTAGCcccggtgttatatcccgtattttgcatattcgaaaattTTGATAtcattgtgactagtaagagataaggtaaaatttttgatcttatttaatacataagttgttcatgaaaaatattgatgcggaaatattgaggaaggcttagggcaaaattggaattttggaaaatagtttcatgaattgcaaaaaataTTAGCTATAAGAAGTTGggcttggaaaataaaaaaaaaaaaaaaaaaaagaggcccaatgtgtgtgtat carries:
- the LOC132637515 gene encoding uncharacterized protein LOC132637515, with the protein product MAEYEACILGLRIALDMDINELLLIEDSVFLIHQVQGKWDTKNENILPYVNLAQRLHKKFKKIEFRHTLRAQNEFADALATIASMIQHPESNHIDPLRISLKEEHARCYYVEAEPDGKLWYSNIKMYLEGQEYPKGITNGQKKTIRRMANGFFPNKEVLYKRTPDLGLLRRVDASEATKLLEEVHVGTCGPYMNGFVLPNKILRAGYYWMTMESDCCKYVQRCHQCQIHGDLIKEAELDDAEWVRARYKQLALIDEKRMVAVCHGQSYRQRMARAFNKRVRTRLFQIGKLVLKRSFPQQEEYKGKFSPN